One Ictalurus furcatus strain D&B chromosome 7, Billie_1.0, whole genome shotgun sequence genomic window, cacagtaacaccacggtcagtaaaccagttactagtagttttggcactgtgggcaggtgccgagtcctgctggaaaaggaaatcagcatctccataaagctcgtcagcagatggaagcatgacgtgctctaaaatctcctggtagacactgcatcgactctcgacttgagaaaacacactggaccaacaccagcagatgacatggcaacccaaatcatcactgactgtggaaacttcacactggacttcaagcagcttggattctgtccctctccactcttcctccagactctggaaccttgatttccaaatgaaacgcaacatttacttccatcttccccgtgattgtggtcgTGTACTGATCCAGaccgagagattaaagcctcaggaaaccttcgcaggtgttttgagttaattatctgattagagctcttctcaggtcaacatttctgtattataaattctttattcgaatattttgagatactggatgtttgatttccgtgagctgtaagccgtaatcatcgagattaaaacaaaaaaaaatgcttgaaatatttcactttatgtgtaatgaatctacaatatatgaaagttccactttgaattaaattacggggaaaaaaatcctttgATTTTCGATTGGATTTCGAAGTTCGATTGCACTTCACCGCTGTATCATTCAGCGGTACATCAGCGCTTTTTCCTCCACATTGTATACGATAATCCGTCAAATCTCTGAATCCTATTACTTTTCCTTAGTCATGTTCATTTGCTGTGTCTTTTTAAAGTCTAAACATAAATACTCTTGGACTGAGATGAACGTATGTTCGAGCGCGTATAGTTGTAGCCAGTGTGGGTTAGAGGTCTGCTTCGTCGAGAGGTCATTAGTTTAGCTGGTGTAGCCCAATGAATCTGCCTAACATGAAGGCTAACATGAACCAGCGATCTAGCTAAGTAACTGATTTATTGAGAAACCCCCAGACATTCGCAGCCAGCCCCTTAGCCACAGTAGCGACCGTTCTATACAACGCACTCGTATTTCATCCTGTCCCACTAAGCCGGATTGTTTGCCGTGTGCTGCTCCGCAGACAGTCCGTACGCTCTGATCGTACGCCGCTATCTGTCCCTGCTGGACGCCGCGGTGGAACTTGAGCACAGAGAGTACACAGGGCCTCGTCTGCAGGACTCGCACAAAGTGCTCATGTTCGACCACGCACTCACCGCTGACGAGGTCAACCGCAAATACAGGTCAGTGCACAGCTCTTTCAATGTGAATTGGACGGGGGGGGGGCACATTTTTTGGCAAACCTGAAATGGCCCAGACTGCGTTCCCTGggtaacaaaacacacatcataACCATGAATATATGATGATTGATTTCAAAATACATTCCTATCTTGGTCAGAGCGGAAAGCCAGGAAATACAAATGCATTCCTAATTGATTTTCATTCATGTACGTAATCCCGTGCTAATTCCCGTATATTCTGTttgtaaatacacaaataaattgacagatttaaaaaaatttttttttttttttaaatatcttctCTCACGTAGACTGCTTTCATTGAAACAGATCctttttaatattgtaaattGTTTGAATAAAGCTTTCAGACTGGCCCTCGATCTTGAAATAACCCATGGAGTGTGagaacagtttattaaatataacttgATAGCGTAATCCAGGTTTATCTGACGCAGTTGGGTCAGATCTTATCACGGGTTGTCGGAGGACTACATTTCATTTCCGTAACTTATATATATCGGTGTCTTGTATTTTATCGTCCTCGGTACTCAATCATGAAGCAGATCTGTAAAATCCGTATATCGTTTATAAATTGTCCGGAAGAAAATTGTGATTATAAATCGCTCTGCCTGTAGATGGCAGTGTTTTTTGAAAATTGTGTACAGTCTATGCGCAAAGGGTTGTGTGGACAGTAATGATCgttttgtgtgcatttttttgaGTTCGTCTTTTATGTTATAGTTATAAAGGCCTTGTTGCCGAGGCCCTCAGGCAGCTGGTTGGAGAGCATGGTTACAAGCAAGATGAAGTTCTACCTCCAGGATATTACACGGGTATAGAGTAACGTTTCGACATATTGGTGTTGAAATATCGGCACGTTTCCATAGACAAAAAGGTCAGAGTTATCTAGTGGTGTTCTCATTCTTCTGCTTCATCTGTGGTTCTTTCAACCCACTGCGCAGATTTTTTGCTGTGGATAGACCACGCGGGCCACGTTCTTCCCATCAGAGCAGGCTCGGCAGCGGTGTCATTAACAGCGGACTCTTCTATGTGCACGGTCGTGAACCCCAAATCACAGGACGGTTCCACATCTGTTGCTGCTCTGACTTCTGACTTCCAGAAGTTCTCTCCCTTCTCACCACCTTTAGAGGAGGGTATCGACAAACAGCCAGAAAATGATTCCACCTTCCTGCCGCCCCACATCCAGAGAGCGGGCACTAATGGAGCGGTGCCACTGGAGTACAACACGTATTACCAAGCTTCGGATTACTACACCAGCCTGGCCAAGGAGCACTCTCTGGAGAGCCAGGACAGTTCAACGTTGAGCAGCCCATCAGAGTGTCTGGCTCAAGCCGGGTCGGCTGTCCCCGGGGCCACTGCTCCACAGGACTCCCTCTTCCAGTTCTCTATTGGAAAGATACTGGAGGATGAGAGTGGTGCGTCCATCCAAGTGGGGGCCAATTCGGGACCAGACTGCAATATCACACCTTTCTATGAAGGCGTGACCTATGAGGCAGGAGATACCAACACGGTGACTGCTGTTCCACTCCAGCTGCACTCAGCAAAACCCTCGGAGTTGGACAGGACAACCGGGGAGCACGTTAAAAGGTCAGTCCAACGTCACATTCCAGCGGTAGCTCAGTAGTTAAGACCGTCGACTCTtgaagttcaaatcccagcactgccagcctgctactgctgggcccttgagcaacacccttaaccctcaactgctcagttgtacaggtgcatctcaaaaaaaaattcgAATATCGTGAAAAGTTCATTTCTTTTCCGTAATTTCATTCAAAACgttgaactttcatatattgtagattcattacgcataaagtgaaatatttcaagcctcgATGATTACgatttacagctcatggaaatcaagcatccagcatctcaaaatattagaagaTTTAGTATCTCTAGTTTACACCGAGTCCCTCAGGCTTCCCAACAGGCTGTCTCCTGAGCTCATCAAAACGGTCTTTATTTAGCTTGGACTTTATTTAACTTGGATTACAATGAGCCATTTGCACTGTTTGTCTAATGCTTAACGAGTGTTTGCGCAGTTTAATATTTCTCCTAATATTACCCTCCCTCTAGTCTCAGCCTCAGATGATCTGCCCACAATCCACAGATTGTCAAATACGTACCGTGTACTTTTATGTCTGCAAGCTTCAGAAATCTCAGTAGTTGCAAGCTGACGGACTCGCGTATACGCCCATCGGTTTCCAGTGGGAAATACCGTGAATTTTAAATACCGTACCGAAGTGAGCTTTTCATTGCCAGGTAATATGTATTTACCGGACTGAAAAGTTCATGGGATTCCGTCGTTAAAATGGATTAAAGAGTTTCGTTTGAAACCGTGCAGAACCGTAAACAAGATCCTTGTGTCTGTGCTCGGTCGAATGCCGTGTCCGTCAAATGGCATCATTGTGTTAAAGAAGGCGGTTCTTACCCCACATTTAGCGAAGAAAGTGCTAGAAAAAGCTGTGCGTGATAGATAATGTAATCGATAATGCAGTGTACATTAATGTTAATGTCTGACAAATGTATCTAGCCCTTAATCACATGTTCACCAGTGTCTTGTGTGCTTCTCTTGCATGCAGGGTGATCATGTCGGTAAACGATAAATGGCACTACTGCCACAACTCGGATGTGCTTGTGGGTTCCCGGGCCATGAGAGACCGCCACCTGCAGCTGCTAGGCTACGTTATACTACAGGTACGTCAGGTGGTGTGTTTTCAGCGTGTTTAGAAGATGCCAGCTCATGGTCTCATGGTCTCACCCCTCTGTGTGTCTGCTTGTCTTCATCAGTTGCCATATCTGGAGTTGGAGAAGCTGAATGGAATTGAGGAAGTGAAGCAGTACCTGCACAAAAAGCTCCTGGAGGTTCCTTTATGACGGTGGAAAAGCAGaggcgtgtgtatgtgtgtgtgtaagcgtgtgtattagtgtgtgtgtgtgtgtgtgtgtgtgagcatgtctGCAAGCATGTGCAACGTTCTGTTTAAACATGCATTGGTGTTTTAAGGAAGAAGgactattttgtgtgtgtgtgtgtgtgtgtgtgtgtgtgtgtgtgtgtgtgtgtgtgtacacacaggaGGTGAACAGTCCTGTCTTTTAGGACAGCTTGTGGTATCACTAAGCCAGTGGGTGGGTCTCTTAGTTCTTGACTTGGGGAAGGGTTGATGACacccctctgggcaaaatgtaaaaacactgtTTCTGGAAACAAATGTGACAGCCAGGCACTTCCTAGAACCTTCCAGAACACCCACAAGCTGTACAACTACACGACCACATAGCCAGAGCGTGCTGATTTTTCTGGTACGTATTAGAATTGAGTGCCGCTCGTAGAAGGATACAATCAGATTTACCCAGATTTACTGCCAGGTGTGAATGCCGGGAGTCATGGGTTAACTCTAACCCTGCCGAACAGgtacttatttaacattttttaatcgAAATTCTGTGTCCAAAATGACTTCCGTCGCTCTTTCCAGCTACAGTTTGGTCCAAAGGTCCGGCGCCACGTGGAAAATCTCTCTTTAAAAACAGAAGGTTTGAGATTTTCGAAATATATCAAACAAAGGAAGTAAAacgttcaatatcttgaatatcgAATACGTGCGATTCCGCGCCATTTCCAGGGCACTACTTAAATGGAAGCTGACGCTGAAGCTACCGACGCGCGTGTTCGGACGACCGATCGGATCTGAAGCGGATCGCGAGgctttgcacaaacttgtgtgGCGTCCATGCCATCTCGAGTGCACGCGGTCCTTAAAGGAGGCGTACCAAATTCGAAGAAACTCTGAAAATGTTTAAACGCCTCTACTTTTCACTCGAGTTGTTGTCAAGATCGTCATTTGTAAAGAAAACTGTTGCATTAGAtttgaaaataatgcaaaatacaAGCTTTTTCACAAGTGCTTAGACTTTTGGACCCAACGGTACATGAAATCATtctgttcatatatatatatctcgatatatatatatatatatatatatatatatatatatatagaggcaCATGTGTTAAGCACAGCTGTAGTTCTCAGTGGGTAAGTGAGAGTGATTCCTGGCTGTATTTCAACCGTTACGTTCCACAGACACCGTATTTCAGAGCTCAGCTCACCCCGGTACATTCGGACTAACCTTCTTACCCCTGCTTTATATCCAGGTTATGCATGTTAATGGAGGACACACTCTCCCGCTTCTGTGAACTCAAGATCgggttttttatattttgtccaGATCGAGTGTCTGTCAGTATTTTCGATATTTGATTTGCTAACACGGTTTAGACACACTATTACTCGTTTATAATCTCGTCCCGCCGCTAAGATCTCTGcaagcgtttttgttttttttttttttgttttttttttatctccgtTGTTGATGATCTGTCTCTCGTCAGCGTTTTAAACCATTCAAGAGGGCAGGTCTGAGGGAGGAGCCATTTCGAAATCCGCAAAGGAGTTTCATGGAAGAATGTGCGAAACTTCCAGAGTGCGAAACATCTGTGTGAGTGTAAATTTCAGATGCCCGCCATTAAAGACAGCCCGGGTCGTTTCACCTGATCGGACTGACCGTGTGCGACCACGGTTATGAACCAAACGGGACAACGCGTCTTGTAAACCTGTGCAACGATGGACACAACGAACGGACGGTAACCGATAGGAGTCGGTCGGGATCGTGACGAATGTATAAAGAAGATGGATTCTATcgatagattttattttctcagAGCAAATGAtctattttgtcatttaaaggAACGCAAAGCAACGCACTCAGTGGACTGCCGGATTCGTGAGCCGCTTAAAGAAGTCACGATATGTCCCCTTGTGATGTTGGACTCATTAGCATAACTGTGTTCCCATCTTTCAAGTCTGTATTTGAAAGGGAAGCATGTCAGCTTTTGAgacgttttatttaaaaaaaaataaaaaaaattgacaacCTTACCATTAAATTGGACAAATAGAGCTGATCGTTCTCCTCCAGTATCACAAATAACTCGGTATGACCATGTTGAGCTGTAAACACATAATGAGGACTATGACGTATGTTTCTGTTTGGACATTGTTATGGTTTAGTGCACATTtcggtaataataataataattttgatggCAGTAATACGGAAGCCTTGTTTTGTGTAGTTCTCATTGTGACACTATCGCTGTGTGCGTTGGCTTTGctcggtttgtttttttggaagagaaattatttattatggCAAGTATTCCTCTGAATGTAAGAAGACTCAGTGAGTGGATGTCTGTGTGTTGGGTAATAGGTGGGGAAACTGGGAAtcattgtttatatatacatattaaaatgtctataaaatgattatttaaaaaaaaaaaagaagtaaaaagcAGGAAACAAacgtctgatttttttttttttggtgttgtgtgttttttgatctCAGTTCTACTATAATCTTCTCAAAGTGAggtcagtgatttttattttattttgttagttATGGTCAAATTATAACCCGCCATTTATCAAAATGATTGCATCTAAGTTCCTATAGGTATTAaattagcctgtttgactgaTTACTTGAATGGGTTTCATTCAAACCCAGAAACAAGTAGATCGAAATGACTATTATAACACATACCTTTAACTAACAAGCCTAATATTGGAAtagtttcataaaataaattgctaaaaaaaaaaaattaattaatagatTGATTTCATAAAACACATCTGTACTGAGGGGGTCCGTGGAATTTCTTTTTACACTTGATTCCAAAAAGTTCGAGAACCCCTGTTTTCTTGACATTTCTCAAAATGTTtctcatcaactgctgttgttttcctggGCCTGTTTCATGTCTGGTTCTTTTTCAGGACCTTCCAAATTGTCGCATTGGCTATGCCCCATGTTTGTGCTATGGCTTTTGATTGgtttcccctctttttttttttttttcctcagcttcaaaatggtttgcgtttctcccatagacatctctctgatcttcatgttggtttatcctttttcacAACAAATGCAGGCTTCGCAGGATGAAACCCAGGATTCAGaccaagaaacacctgtcagtaaCAAGGTGGAATAGTTTTGATCACTTGATAAATGGGTGAGTTCAGACAAAAGGTCCCATGTTCGAAGAAATTCGAAGAAATTCTGATatgtcgtctcatattcatcttttgatctcaaacccaaatgtctttagtgtatagcaaaaaaaaaacaacaacaaaagaattaACTGGCTCAgccgttccagtactttcagacgGGGACTGTATTTTTTGGCCATGTaatgtagtatttattattataacaaacaGCAGTGCAGTTGAAAATGTTCCTCTGTCACAAAGAAGCGTGGTCCACATGTCTTACTACTCTCACTAGAACTAGTTTAAATCATCATGCTCTGATATATAAACTCTTCAGACATTTATTACGATTTATTGTCTCCATTTTGACCACAGTTGCTCTGTTATGATTGACATTAAAGAAtcaagaagacaaaatactgtTGAATTTGTTAGGAAGTCCATTTAGTCCATTTCTCTTCTGCATCACAATGTGATATGAGCCCACATGAGGAAACACTTGATCAGCTGGATGTGACAACAGAGGCAAATAAGCTACTTCATCAAAAGAGCTTTACATGTATCCTTAAATCTGTATTTAAACAGCTCAGTAGAGTGAATTTCCACCTGCCACATACACGTTTGAACcattggtgtattttttttttcctcggaAGACTCATATTGTTTAAACATTCTTCTGGCACAATTAACAATTGGATGTGGCCAACAATTGAATAGTAACAGGGTAACAGTTATGCACCTGGAATTCCAGGTCAAATGTCTGGAATAGTCTTTCTTCAAAAGGTTCCTTCCTGTTTCggagtatattttaagggtatttctgGCATACAAATGAGttacaagaaggactagacttgctGGTGATTGAGGCATCCATGTCAAAGACATTGGCCTCACGTTCTACTTGAATGTACTACGTGGATGTTGTCGTTGCATAGAGATGTGTCTACGATGCCTACGATGCTCCTGTgcaatcacatcatcatcatcataacggAGAAGCGTGCATACACACTGTGTACAGATTTTtaagagagtcaggacctcagtttaacgtctcgtccaaaagacagtgctgtttttacagtatagtgtacctgtcactatactgggtcagcgccccctgctggcctcactaataccacagATCTCAAACATGTCTGTCAGTACAACTGGTTCAATACTATGCAGGTGGAAAGTTCTTGGAGCAACAGCTAATCGTGCCTGGATAGGTGTGCTATGCAAGATTTCTCAACACCCTCTCAGACTAATGATAAGGAAGTTAAGAGAGAAGTCAGCagttatttgaaaaaaatattgcaggatgacctgaaagcaTCAGAAACAAAAGTTACAGAGAATAATAAGCAAcaagggcacacggtggcttagtggttagcacgttcgcctcacacctccagatgtggttgggggttcgattcccaccactgccctgtgtgtgcggagtttgcatgttctccctgtgctaaAGGggattcctccgggtactccggtttcctccaccagtccaaagacatgcatggcaggaggattggcatgtccaaagtgtccgtagtgtatgaatgtgtatgtgattgttccctgcgatggattggcatcccgccttgtgccccatgctccctgggataggctccaggttccctgcgacccagtaggataagcggtatagcaAATGGACAACCATCTGTGTTCCTACAGCCCAGGTAAATTACAACGGACAAaggttttaaatgtgtaaattacCTCGTAAAAAGACATTCATTAAAAGAAATTTACCCAACAGAACAGAAATCACTCAATTTATCAGCGATTATTTCAGTATCGATGTTAAAGCGATCAGTGATTAGTTTAAATGCTGCGATTGATTTTTACCTCAGGTAAAATGTTAAGACTAGAGGAACAGAAGTGAGTAACGCTGTTtaacatatccatccatccatccattttctgtaccgatTATCCTCACAGGGtcgtggagaacctggagcctatcccaggagacatGGCATGGCGCAGAAgccaggggacaccctggacagggttgtTTAAcgtataaaacattataatttgtatagtttatttattgcccattgaattaaacacaaatgaaatcaATAAATAGTAGTTGTAAAAAgtagtagttgtttttttttgggggggggggcacatcAGACTTTAACTTTAAAACTTTACATCTGCTTGAGATACATGTAAAACGGAATCATATTTCAGTTAAGAAAACCTGTAGTTTTCCCCAAAGTCGTGCAACAGAAAATGTCTTTCTGAAATCATTTATGCGACACTTTACGacagattcttcttcttcttcgttttgttttaatggcggttggcaaaccactAAAGGTGCGTTACCGCcccctactggactggagtgtgggcagtagattggcaggaaaagaaagccaaaaaaaaacacaaaacaaaaaaatatatatattaataagaataaaaaaaaataataatataaccaaactaataataataataacaccaaaacaataatacataaataaaagaaaacgttACGAACGACAGATTACGTAGCGACTTTTAATTTGAAGTTCGAGgcgcttttattttttttttaatttaccgGAAGTGGTGATTTATGCTAATGTGGCCAATCCATCCgcaaaatatcaggaaatataaaagtaaaacagaGTGAATGCTGTACTGTCATGAAGTGTGATATGTCAACAGTAAGTCGTTTTCTTATCTCATGTCACAACTTCCTGTATATTTCTATCATTTTGTATTGTATAATCCTTTATCTTTTCCCCCGAACACAAGCTGCTAGAAACCCTAAATCAACAGCTGTTGTGGAATTGCTAGTTTAGCTGTAGCGTGTAATGGAGCTGGTGTTAGCCCATGTAGGTGATCTCAGACTGTAACTAACgctgtgtttttcattatattcacgCAAAAAAATTCTTCTTTAAATGCTTTACTTCGACTCTATAAAGCAGCCAGCAACACCTCGTTTAGCTTATCCTGTGACAGCAACTTCAGCTTTTTAGCTTATTTAGTTATTGTCATTGAAAGATAAATATTCAGTTGtttatgtgttgttattttccttACCTATAAATCTGGATTAACGTGTCCAGTAACGCGTAGAGAGGTTATTATTTGGGTTGTGGACAAGATGTAGTGGGTTTTAAacgctgtttgtttgtttatttattcattatttatttatttgttttaaaaaagtgacattCAAACTGCAGTCAGTCATTTATCCTGGAGACAACGGATATGACGTCACATTCACCACTCAGGACCGGAAATGAGTGGCTGCTTTTCCTCGCCTAATTTAGCAGCTCACCACACACATTTCTAACCACTTCAAGTAGTTTGTGTCAGTTTACAGCAGGGTTTTTAACTAAGACTTGCGATACGAGCCTTACAAAGCGTACGCAGGTCCAGATAAAAACTAACACGGCTGAAGAGACGGCGGGTTCGGAAAGTATTCGGACCCTTTTGTATAGACGGTGTTTATCGATTTTAATTGAATAGGTTAAATGCACTTCTTTGGCCGTTGACGTACACACGATGAGCCGTAACGTCAACGCAAAAACATGTCTTGAGACGTGAGGCGAGACGTGGATCTGGGGAAGGGGATAAAGCCATTTATAAACTGAATATATCCCAGAAGCACAGTGAGATCTGTCATTGTGAAATGGAAGATGATTGGGACCACTTGGACTCTTATCTAGAATTGATTCAGAAACTGGGCTAGAAGGGTGttggtcagggaggtgaccaataACTCAATGGCCACTCTAAATGGGCTTAAGAAGTCCTCTTCAGATATAGGAGAACCAACCATTTCAGAAatcctccatccatcaatcGTTTATGGTTGAGGGGCTATAGGAAGCCTAAGTCCTAAGTAAAAGGCATAGGGCAAGCACTTTGAGAGCATGAGGGAAAGATTCTCTGGTCTGTGGAGACAAAAATGTAATTCTTTGGGCTGAACGCCAAGTGCTGCattcatcaaaaaaaacaattactgcTCATCAAATGGTAATACAATCCCTATGGCAAAGCATGGTGGTGTTTCTCAGTGGTAGAGATGCAGAGACTGGTCAGTATTGAGGGAAGGATGAATGCAGCTGAATACAGAGCTCCTTAAAGAGTCGCTTCAGGACAAGTCTTTGAATGTCCTTGGGTAGCCCAGACTCGAACCCCCGTAGAACATTTGGGGAGACACCTGAAGATGGCAACTCGCAAACACTCCCCATCCGATCAGAATCATCTTGAGATAATTTTCCAGGATGAATGGGAGAACCTGCCCAAATCCAGGTGTGCAAAGCTTGTTTGAGACTTACCCAAGAAGGCTCAAAGCTGCAGTTGCTGCCAAAGGTGTTTTTGATCTTAATCAATTTATCAAAACAATTAAagcgtgtgttttgtttgggaTATGGTGTGTAGATTGATGGCTAAAAAGTCCCTTTAATCCAGTTGAAATGTAATCTATAGCACAATAAAATGTGCCAAAATTGAAGGTCTGAATAGTTTTTAAACCCACTGTACCCATCTCCGTTAAGTCAGCCACAACAAAGGATCTGTTGGAGAAGCCGAGCCAGTTTGTGTTTAGAAAGCCGGAGTTCAGCGTACCGTGCCCAGGCGCCGTAGGGAGCGATCACGCTAGTCAAACGAACTGGACTTTGGGGGTCAAACTTGCTCGGGCACGGTACAGATCGCCTAGCGTGAGTACACCCTCAGATATCGTGGACATAACGCAAAGCATCATCTTTCTCTGTGCTGTAGGTGCCTAACACGAAGTTGCCTTAGTCCAGGACACAGCCGCCCAGGATGGCTCTGATCGAGGGCGTGGGCGATGAGGTCACTCTGCTCTTCGGAGTCGTGTTCCTCTTGCTCATCCTGGTCCTGGCCTGGGCCTCCACTCACACGGCTGAGCCACCTGAGCACCTCGTCCCATCCAGCCCAGGCTCCGTCCCCTCGGCAGAACCAGAGAGCCAAGAGACCCACCCCCCTGGTGACACTACCTCTCCACCTCACAGCGCAAGGGAAGATGATAAGACTGAGGCAGGAGCTGAGCGAGGAGCTGAGGGACACGGGGGCAGTGCAGAGGCTGCAGGAGAAGAAAGCCTGTTGGGGGCAGACAATCTGAGACACAGGGGACCTTCACTCAGCACGCAGCCACCAGACAGTGCCTCGAGCGCCGCACAGGCGTCCACTTCTGAAGATGTGCCCAGTAACACGGAGAGAAACATGGTACTGAGGCTGAAGTTTCTGAATGACACAGAGAGAATAGCACAGGTCAACCCCGAGGACACCATCGGCTACATTAAGAGGTAATAATAAAagcttattaaatattaaatagccTTAATTGAAAGGCATTTTCAGGCATATCTGctaacagttctttttttttttaaataccatcaAACATCGTCATTTACCCCAGTATGTAGTATTGCCAAGGTGTCTAGCAGCATTGTTGTTAAACATGACAATACTCGGGGGCTACAAGGTGGTGCAACAAGGGAGTAAAATTGGCCATGTTCTCTAGGTGGGAGGGGCAGGGCTCGGAGGAAGGAAATGGTAGACTCCTCCCTCCCCAGCTGGTAGCTTTCAAATGATAAGGGAGAGAATTATTGGGTGGGAGTTGGCATATGACCAGATTGAGGAGGGCGGTACTAATTATGATTAGGTTCATTTAGACTATACCTACATTCACGAGGCCCTTTATCAGGTAAACcatatacagtggtgtttgaaagtttgtgaaccctaaATATCTGCATAAGTCTGaccctaaaacatcatcagattttcacaccagtccttaaagtagacaaagagaatccaatcaaacaaatgaaacaaaatat contains:
- the tmub1 gene encoding transmembrane and ubiquitin-like domain-containing protein 1, which codes for MALIEGVGDEVTLLFGVVFLLLILVLAWASTHTAEPPEHLVPSSPGSVPSAEPESQETHPPGDTTSPPHSAREDDKTEAGAERGAEGHGGSAEAAGEESLLGADNLRHRGPSLSTQPPDSASSAAQASTSEDVPSNTERNMVLRLKFLNDTERIAQVNPEDTIGYIKRTYFAGQEHQVRLIYQGQLLQDDAQTLASLNLADNCVLHCHISQHATRAMPAGARAADQVHVALNVGSLMVPLFVLMLSVLWYFQFQYRQFFTAPATASLVGITIFFSFVAFGVYRR